The nucleotide window TATTTTCTGTCATAAATGGCTGTCATAATGTTTAGCATCCATGCCAAGTATGCAAAGTAGTGGCCTGTGTGTGCTAGGTAAGTATGTATTATAACACTGAGCTACATTTGTGGGCCCCAAACCTGTATTTTTCCTGATtacttattttaaagtttttttattacATGAAAGTTTTGgctgcatgtctggtgcccaggaaggtcagaggagggcactagataccctggagctggggttaagGATGGTTGGCAGCTGCAGCATGGGCGCTAggaatcaaaacccagtaatcccagcacttgggaggcagaggcaggtggatctctgtgagttcgagaccagcctggtctacaagagctagttccaggacaggctccaaaactacagagaaaccctgtctagaaaacaaaacaaacaaacaaacaaaaccaaacaaaaacaaaacaaaacaaaacccagccctttgcaagatcaacaagtgctcttaagtgctgagccaggggctggagagagtggTTCACAGTACTGGCTATCTgcacctccagttccagaggatctgacactctcttctggcctccataagcaccAGGCAAACACATgacacatagatatacacacaggcaaaacatccatatacaccaaataaaaataattaaacaaataaaaacagccaaCCCATTTTGGCCAACTCCTGAAACCTGTATAGTATCAACAAGATATCCTGGGGTATCATATGTGTGTTAGAGAATTTTTACTGTAATCAGGTCTGGCTACGAATGGTCATGTCTTATAGGACAAAGTTCAAAAACGGTTTCCATCAGCTAGCTGCTTCAAGACCTATGCTGAGAAGGGTCTGCAGAGATGAGATTTTATCTAGAGATAGCTGGAATATTATCACAGTTGAATGTGTTCATAGACAAAAGGAAATTCAAATTCTCAATCTTTCCTTTTATTTGCCTTTCATAGGCTAACTAACTTGGATTTAACCCGAGAAGTTGATAAGCGAAGTGAAGACATATTAAACAAAACCCTGACATCCACCTTTACTTACCACCATGCCGATGTTATTCTGTTGCCCACTAGTTGCCATCTCCACACACTCATCAATGACAAGATTCATAAAGGGATCAAAGCCCCGAAGTATGCCTTGTACATGTCTGCCACCATTTAACTTCACTGTAAGGGGAAAAGCGTCATAAAAGCCCTTAACTGTCAACCATCCATCACATatcagggaggaaaagaaaggttgTTGGGATGTGTGACCACTACCCCATACCCTTACTATCTGCCCAACACCAGCCTAACGTTTTAGTTCTTCCTTTCCTACATTTTAGCTTTTAGGACCTATGAAGACATTACATGTGATGTCTCATgactataatcccaacacttggcatAACGAAGGAGTTGATTCACAAGGAGTCTGAGaccacacagcaagaccctgtgtcAATGACTCCCCACCATATATAAGTAAAGATGTATTATATTATCTTTACACAACGGAACCAAAATTCCAAATAGCAGGGTTCAAGGTTAAGAGCTGTTGTATTGTAGATTAGAGAATTAAATGAAGGTTAAAACccctgtattttaaaatttcaatataCTTCATGCATGGGTCAGGTAAAGGCTGTATTTTCTACATATTCACAAAAAACAGCAATTGCTGCTTGCCCGATATCCTTGGTagcttgtttaaagaaaaaaacagttgaTAAAGTTTCAAATATCACAACATTGGCAACTAACTCCCAATTCTGATGTCAGGGAGACACAGATGATATAAAGTATTAGGTATTGGCAATTAGAAATTAGGCAAAAAAAAAGTCTAGCTGGAACTCTGAGAAATCTGAATGGAGATGAATTAGATTTGTGTACTTTAAATTTATATTGTCTCCAAAGATTATATATTgctaagacaaaaagaaacagagaaattaaGTTGGTGAGAAACTTACATGATAACTTCTTGTCCATAAATCTGAAAAAGCAAGAGTAAAAATTATGACCTacttaaaaaagtataaaaaagcacagaattaaaataatattctgggGCTAGAGAAGATGGCTCAGGTGTTGATACTCAGGAACTTGATATTCCTCCAGAAGACCCGAGACCAGTTTCCAACACCCACGCCAGATGATTCAtcaccacctgtaacttcagctctgggGCGTCTGCCTGAAATGCACACACCTTAAtctcaggttcaaggccagcctggtctacagagcaagttccaagaggGCTGTTACAGCAGATTCCATCAGCTCCAAGACTTACTAGTGACAACACAttttaagagctggagagatggctcagaggttaagggcactggctgcccttccagaggtcctgagttcaattcccagtaaccacacggAGGCTTACAatcatttataatgagatctggtgtccttttTTGGCAtgtagacaaacatgcaggctgaacactgtatacataataaaatctaaaaagaaaaa belongs to Microtus pennsylvanicus isolate mMicPen1 chromosome 8, mMicPen1.hap1, whole genome shotgun sequence and includes:
- the Snrpg gene encoding small nuclear ribonucleoprotein G isoform X3; the protein is MSKAHPPELKKFMDKKLSLKLNGGRHVQGILRGFDPFMNLVIDECVEMATSGQQNNIGMVVIRGNSIIMLEALERV